One Planctomycetia bacterium genomic window, CGGCGAGATCATGGCCTCGCGCGTCTATGATCGGATAACGCTGTTCAATCGAACCGATCAGCAAGTCACGGGCGAGTCGTACCAGCAAGCGCAATGCTGTTTCGCAGTCAGCGGCAAGCCGCAGCCGGATGGCCGCGTGCTCTTGGAAGTCCTTTCGGAAGTCCAGCACGGCGATCCCCGCGGCATCTTCACGCCAGGCGAAGGGCAATACACGATCGAAACGCGCCGTGAGCGCGTGGCGCTCGACGATCTGAAAATCGACGTGCCACTCCAGCCAGGCCAGATCCTCGTGCTTGGCGGCACGTCCTCCGCCGACGGCGCTTTAGGCGGCTACTTCTTCACGGAAGACGTTTCGGGCGGCGCGACCGGCCGGCTCGTGCTCATCCGCGTCGCACAATCGCAACAAGACGGTTTGTTCGCCACGAACTAAGCTCCCCTGCAGCCAGGCGATCGCGCTGACCGCATTTTCTTGCCTGCTTTCACAAGGCCTTCGGCAACCCCAAGCTGGCAGTCAACAAACGACGCCGCCCGGGGCTCTTGCGAGTGACCCGGGCGGCGATGGTTTGTTGCGACTTACTTATCGCGGGGACTATTTCTTACCAAACCCGCTGAAGGACTTCGTCATGCTGCTGCCGCCGTGGGAGCGGCCGGACTGCGAGGACGAGTTCTTGTTCGAGCCGCCGTTCGACGATCGAAAGTGCGACGAGTTGTTGTTGTGGTTGCTGTTATGGTTGCCGTGGTTGTTGAACTTCGGCTTGAAGTTGTTGTTGAATTGGGACTGAATTTGCTTCTGGAAGTTGTTGCCTCCGTTGAGCTGCTTGACCTGGTTCTGGAACTGCTGGGGCTTGAAGTTGCCGAACTGTCCGCCGAACCCGCCCTTACCTTGGTTCTGCATCAGGTTGCCGAGGTTGACGTTCACGCCTCCCTTGTTGAAGTTCAGGTTCATGCCCTGGCCGAGGAAGTTCAGGTTCAATCCGTTGTGGTTGTGAGCCTTGCCGTCGTGACAATGTTCCTGCCAGCAGTGGTTCAAGTACACCAGGCGGTCGTTCCAGCAGCTCACGTGGTGGCTGTGGCACTTCTCGTAGTGGTACGAGCACGGGACCACGACGATGATCTGTTCTTCATGGATGGTGAAGGCCACGTACTGCAATTCGTAGCCCGCCGCGGTCGGCCGGTAGAGCCACATCTCGACCTGCCCGCCGCGGCTGAACACCGCGTCGTGGATGGCCAGGCAATACTGGTCCCAACCGGTGATTTGGAACGTGTTCATCTGCACGATGATGTCGCCGGGCAGCAGGCCGACCTGTTGGGCCAGACCGCCTTCAAGAATCGCGTTGACGGCCATGCCGTAGTCGCACATCACAAACTGAAACCCGAGGCGAACCGGGGGTTCCGGCACGACGACCGGCGACGGCATCACCACCGGTTGCGGGTAGCCGACCGGCGGGTAGCCGGCTTGCGGAAACGCGGCCGGGGTCACTGCGGCCGGCGCCACTGCGGCTTGCGGGGCGACCGGTTGGGGGTAGCCCGGCTGCGGGGGGCCGAAAGGTTGGGCTTGCGTCTTGGTGACCAGGCCGAGGGTCAAAGTCAGCAAATAGCAGAGTTGTTGGCGAGTAAACATGGGTGAATTCCCGTTGGCTTGAGTTTTTTGGTCCGACGCGTCAGTGCGTCGTTACCTTGCCAAGCGGAAGTCCACGAAATCTGTTACGGGAAAATACTTGAAATGGGAAGGAACCGCGAAACACGCGAAATAACGCGAAAAAGGAACGGAAGGGAAGTTCGGAATTAGTAACTCGACAATGTCCCGTAAGCTTGGTTGAAACAAATTCAACCATTGTCCTCTCTCTTCTCTTTCGCGCCCTTTCGCGTGTTTCGCGGTTAAATCGGTTCGGCGTTCGGCGTGGTCAAAAAAGGACCGTGAGTACATTTCTGGGGCTCGTGCGATAAAGTTGATGACCAGGCTCGTCGTCGTCGGATATCGCCATCATCGATCCTGTGGGGCAGAATCGGTTTGTGGGGTGGATGACGAGCCTGGCCATTTTTTCGCAACGAGCCCGCTCTTGCGTGTAAATCGTTGGGCGGAAACGTGGGGCCGACGGACCGTTCTGTAGCCGATAAACGGTCCGGCGGCCTCTTTTTTTATGCGCGCTGCGGGTCACCGCATGCAGTTGCCGGCGAGCGCTTATTCGCCGAAGCAGTACAGCCAGCCGTCGGAGCGAATGTAGAACTTGCCGTCGACCGCGGCGGGGCTGGCGTTGAAGACGCCGCCATCGGTGAGATCATTCGTTGCGACCAATTCGAAGCGCGGCGCTGCTTTCACCACGAACACGCGCCCTTCGCGCGTGACATAGTACAAGTGCTCTCCCGCAAGCACTGGCGACCCATAGACCATGCCGGCGCGGTTGATCCGTTGCTCGTATAGCAGTTCGCCGGTCGCGGCGCTCGCGCAACTCGCGATGCCGAGGTTATCGTGCATCCAATAGAGTTGATCGCCAAGCAGAATCGGCGACGGGACGTTGGAGCCTTTCTTCATTGCCCAAAGTCGATGCGAAGCGGTGACATCGCCGCGGCCGCCCGCACGCACCGCCACCGAATAACCCGGCCGGCCGCCGATGCAATAGACGATGCCATCGCGCGCGACGGCGCTCGGCGCCATGTACCATGGAATGTCCGTGGCGCAGTGCCAGAGCTGCTCGCCGTTCGCCGGATCGAAGGCCAGGACTTGCTCGATGATCGGCACGACGATTTCAGTGTCGCCTTTGTCAGTCTTCACGAGCTGCGGCGTGTTCCACGCTTCGCGGACGCCTGCCGCGCGCCACGCAACCTCGCCCGACTTGCGATCGAGCGCATAGAGCGATTCACTCTCCACACTGGCGTTGATCAACACGACATCCTGGTGCAACACCGGCGACGCGCCCGAGCCCCAGCCGTGCGTCTGGTCACCGACCTCCGCTTGCCAAAGTTGGTTGCCGTCGTGGTCGAAGGCGAAGACGCCGGATTTGCCGAAGAACACGTACACCCGATCTGCGTCGACCACGGGCGTACTCGACGCGTAGCCGTGCGATTCACGAATGCCTTCCTGTTCGGGCAGTCGCGTGGGTATGGTCTTATCCCACATCAAATGGCCGTCGCCTCGATCGAGGCACAAGACATGGCGTTCCAAGCGCTCGATGCTCCCCTCCGGTTCGCCAGCGACCGCGTAGCCGGTGTAGGAGGTGAGAAAAATGCGATCGCCGATCAGCACCGGGCTCGAGCCGCCGGCGCCGGGAAGTTTGGTCTTCCAGAGCAGGTTTTCTTGTGGGCCAAAGCGGATCGGCACAGGGCCGTTGGCGATGCCTTCGCCCTCAGGGCCGCGAAATTGCGTCCAATCATCAGCGAACAAATGCGCTGATGACAACGCCGCCAGGCAAGCGACCAAGGCAATCCGCAGAATTGTGGCAATGCGGCAAGCTCGAACGAACATGAGGCAAGCTCCTCGTGCCGCCTCGGCCCAGCGACGGCGCAACTACGCCGCCTGTTTGAGCGTGCGGCGATAGTTTTTGAATTTCAGCAGCCAACCATCGCCCAAGGTGGTCAGTGCAATGCGATCTTCCAGATTCGGACGGAAGACGGTCAGCAACAAGAGCGGCAAGTACCAGGCCATGAATAGCCCGCCGTCCTTGGCGACCCAGAATTGCGTGCCGAGCATCAACGCCGCGGAACAGCTCATCAACGTGCCGAGGTTCTTCGGCTGCGGCCAGAGCGCCATGCTCAGCGAGAGCACCGCGAAGATGGTCATCACGGTCAACCGAAACGCCGACCATTGAACGTCCCAAAAGCCCCCGACGTCGCGAGTCTGAAAATCGGTCCAGCCGAACATCGTACGAAGCTGCGACAAGAAGGAATCGAAGTCGCTGGAGATCCAAGCCAGGCTGCCCACCAGGAGGGCGATCATCGCCAGCGCGCCGCCGCCAAAGCGCC contains:
- a CDS encoding PDZ domain-containing protein, which translates into the protein MFTRQQLCYLLTLTLGLVTKTQAQPFGPPQPGYPQPVAPQAAVAPAAVTPAAFPQAGYPPVGYPQPVVMPSPVVVPEPPVRLGFQFVMCDYGMAVNAILEGGLAQQVGLLPGDIIVQMNTFQITGWDQYCLAIHDAVFSRGGQVEMWLYRPTAAGYELQYVAFTIHEEQIIVVVPCSYHYEKCHSHHVSCWNDRLVYLNHCWQEHCHDGKAHNHNGLNLNFLGQGMNLNFNKGGVNVNLGNLMQNQGKGGFGGQFGNFKPQQFQNQVKQLNGGNNFQKQIQSQFNNNFKPKFNNHGNHNSNHNNNSSHFRSSNGGSNKNSSSQSGRSHGGSSMTKSFSGFGKK
- a CDS encoding PQQ-binding-like beta-propeller repeat protein; protein product: MFVRACRIATILRIALVACLAALSSAHLFADDWTQFRGPEGEGIANGPVPIRFGPQENLLWKTKLPGAGGSSPVLIGDRIFLTSYTGYAVAGEPEGSIERLERHVLCLDRGDGHLMWDKTIPTRLPEQEGIRESHGYASSTPVVDADRVYVFFGKSGVFAFDHDGNQLWQAEVGDQTHGWGSGASPVLHQDVVLINASVESESLYALDRKSGEVAWRAAGVREAWNTPQLVKTDKGDTEIVVPIIEQVLAFDPANGEQLWHCATDIPWYMAPSAVARDGIVYCIGGRPGYSVAVRAGGRGDVTASHRLWAMKKGSNVPSPILLGDQLYWMHDNLGIASCASAATGELLYEQRINRAGMVYGSPVLAGEHLYYVTREGRVFVVKAAPRFELVATNDLTDGGVFNASPAAVDGKFYIRSDGWLYCFGE